In Perca fluviatilis chromosome 11, GENO_Pfluv_1.0, whole genome shotgun sequence, the following proteins share a genomic window:
- the ubxn7 gene encoding UBX domain-containing protein 7, with protein MRDIYVVVCGGKMAALGDTSAPGVNGLIQQFTSITGATESVGQHMLEACNNNLEMAVTMFLDGGGIAEEPSTSSSSAASSSRAPPSDDVRAPIPQKQDILVEPEPLFGVPKRRRPARSIFDGFRDFQTETIRQEQELRNGGTVDKKLSTLADLFRPPIELMHKGSFETAKDCGQLENKWLMINIQNVQDFACQCLNRDVWSNDAVKTIIREHFIFWQVYHDSEEGQRYIQFYKLNKFPYISILDPRTGQKMVEWNQLDVASFLEQTTGFLAEHGQLDGPSCHAPPAKRARSESLIDASEDSQLEAAIRASLQETHYESSNAPEAPDSPRSDDESDAEPFSDSEGPISVDGSDSEEKSFTSKHTPPPPATAAQQRLHPDSSTSSHRKSPYKENNHSHKKEESKKNHLEPSAAAPRHPHPDADSAGNHCPPADESAGPSTTSTTKICDVDCPDDNGPKARLMLRYPDGQREQISLSSKAKLLALVRHVQSKGYPNERFELVTNFPRRKLAHLDYDITLQEAGLCPQETVFVQERN; from the exons GAGCCACAGAGAGTGTAGGACAACATATGTTGGAAGCATGCAACAACAACCTGGAGATGGCAGTGACCATGTTTCTGGACGGAGGCGGGATTGCAGAGGAGCCCAGCACCAGCTCCAGTTCAGCAGCTTCAAGCAGCAGAGCTCCCCCTTCAGA TGACGTACGAGCACCCATTCCTCAGAAGCAGGACATATTGGTGGAACCTGAACCATTGTTTGGAG TGCCAAAGCGAAGAAGACCTGCTCGATCTATATTTGATGGTTTCCGAGACTTTCAAACAGAAACAA TTCGCCAGGAACAGGAGCTGCGTAACGGTGGAACAGTGGATAAGAAACTGAGCACCCTGGCAGACCTTTTCCGTCCTCCCATTGAGCTCATGCACAAAGGCAGCTTTGAGACG GCAAAAGACTGTGGACAACTTGAGAACAAGTGGCTTATGATCAACATTCAAAATGTTCAGGACTTTGCCTGTCAATGCCTGAACAGGGATGTTTGGAGTAATGATGCAGTGAAGACCATCATCAGAGAACACTTCATATTCTGGCag GTATATCATGATAGTGAAGAGGGACAAAGATACATCCAGTTCTATAAGCTGAACAAGTTTCCCTATATTTCCATCCTCGATCCCCGCACAG GTCAAAAAATGGTGGAATGGAATCAGCTGGACGTGGCATCATTTTTGGAGCAGACTACTGGCTTCCTGGCAGAGCACGGCCAGCTCGATGGGCCATCCTGCCACGCACCCCCTGCCAAACGAGCTCGCTCT GAGAGTCTGATTGATGCCAGTGAAGACAGTCAGCTGGAGGCAGCGATACGAGCCTCCCTACAGGAGACCCACTACGAGTCCTCAAATGCCCCCGAGGCCCCTGATTCCCCCCGATCAGATGACGAATCAGATGCAGAGCCTTTCTCTGATAGCGAGGGTCCCATATCTGTTGATGGCTCAGACAGCGAAGAGAAAAGTTTTACCAGCAAACACACTCCGCCCCCTCCGGCCACTGCGGCCCAGCAGCGTCTACACCCTGATAGTTCCACTTCTTCCCATAGAAAGTCTCCATACAAAGAAAACAACCACAGTCATAAGAAAGAGGAGAGCAAAAAGAACCACCTGGAGCCCTCAGCTGCTGCTCCTCGTCATCCTCATCCTGACGCAGATTCTGCAGGTAACCACTGTCCCCCAGCAGACGAAAGTGCTGGACCTTCCACGACTAGCACCACCAAAATCTGTGACGTGGACTGTCCTGACGACAATG gtccCAAAGCCAGGTTGATGCTCCGTTACCCTGATGGACAGAGAGAGCAAATTTCCTTGTCTTCTAAAGCAAAACTTTTG GCCCTAGTAAGACACGTCCAATCCAAAGGCTACCCAAATGAACGCTTTGAACTCGTCACCAACTTTCCCAGAAGGAAGCTTGCCCACTTGGACTATGACATCACGCTGCAGGAGGCGGGGCTTTGTCCACAGGAGACTGTATTTGTTCAGGAGAGGAACTAG
- the LOC120569114 gene encoding uncharacterized protein LOC120569114 produces the protein MPVEFRLDRDSSVVYVPTLKMLQALLRNKDILDKALHVECGASPEGYHSFRDGSHFKENVLLNVEEFRIALGLYIDDFEVANPLGTSKKKHKLCAVYWVLANLDSKYRSALHSIQLALLCKVKTVKEHGYAEVLRPLIQDLVTLEEHGVYVEQLAESVKGTVLYVAADNLGAHALAGFQESFAAHLFCRFCMCKKDDIQDKEVRSGLHQPRTREDHDRHVQEVIHDHTMARHLGVKRGCPLNENLKHFHVVDGFPPDILHDFLEGIVPAEMSLCLQDFMTKKYVSLDCLNKAIKQFPYTFSDKADQPQIIPKTFIAKGTIVGNGHENWALLRLLPLMDHGKL, from the exons ATGCCAGTTGAGTTTCGTCTTGACAGAGATAGTTCTGTTGTATATGTCCCCACACTGAAAATGTTGCAGGCTTTGTTAAGAAATAAGGATATTCTGGATAAGGCGCTGCATGTAGAATGTGGTGCTTCACCAGAAGGATACCACTCATTCAGAGATGGCtctcattttaaagaaaatgttcttttgAATGTGGAAGAATTTAGGATTGCTCTTGGGCTATATATAGATGATTTTGAGGTTGCTAATCCACTGGGAACAtccaagaaaaaacacaaactatGTGCAGTATATTGGGTACTTGCTAATCTTGACTCCAAATATCGGTCAGCTCTCCACTCTATACAACTTGCACTTTTATGTAAGGTCAAGACTGTGAAGGAACATGGCTATGCAGAAGTTCTTCGTCCTCTCATTCAGGATCTTGTTACTCTTGAGGAACATGGTGTGTATGTTGAACAGCTAGCAGAAAGTGTTAAAGGAACTGTATTGTATGTAGCAGCAGACAACTTGGGGGCTCACGCTTTGGCAGGATTCCAGGAGAGTTTTGCAGCACATCTCTTTTGTCGGTTTTGTATGTGTAAGAAAGATGACATACAGGATAAGGAGGTCAGGTCAGGTCTACACCAGCCAAGGACAAGAGAGGACCACGACAGACATGTGCAAGAGGTTATACATGACCATACTATGGCCAGACATCTTGGTGTAAAAAGAGGGTGTCCACTGAATGAAAACTTGAAACACTTTCATGTGGTGGATGGTTTTCCACCTGACATTCTGCATGACTTTTTAGAGGGTATAGTACCAGCAGAAATGTCACTCTGTCTTCAGGATTTTATGACCAAGAAGTATGTTTCTTTGGACTGTTTGAATAAGGCTATTAAGCAGTTTCCTTACACGTTCTCAGATAAAGCTGACCAACCACAGATCATTCCAAAGACCTTCATCGCTAAGGGAACCATTGTGGGCAACGGACACGAAAACTGGGCTCTCCTGAGGCTGCTTCCATTGATG GACCATGGGAAGCTATAA
- the LOC120568612 gene encoding uncharacterized protein LOC120568612, producing the protein MKHGILEKLAEAIYKFDAYPNEERCHSVALALISKHPCLREPGSPDGCSGWKNSLTYKMGNYRTKLRKAGCAEVAINQGKKGAPGMASKGLKRPKRFEVNYLPDLPEGQNEDRLEVERKLLVEEMKKRNPSGTVIASKMDQTFPLRRREIVEAEPPVKTLKERWPALFTERQVFAEFNSIATTNLENDFFGAKLAEIVQQIDSRKPDVTAVRTLVLQGIPALLGDDPSNFYNTSFDSDSDEAWDQVSVGLLTVISEDVPLSPNHLHLDPVSTAIILEGGIVMDNLQNLPQALCLLFGLSYALHLDYPKAMKNTFSFIQRVMLGLGENKLPPKLQTLKNLLLS; encoded by the exons ATGAAGCATGGTATTTTGGAGAAGCTTGCTGAAGCGATCTACAAATTTGATGCCTATCCAAATGAAGAACGATGCCATTCTGTGGCATTGGCGCTCATAAGCAAACATCCCTGCCTGAGGGAACCAGGCTCGCCAGATGGGTGTTCTGGCTGGAAGAATAGCTTGACATACAAAATGGGGAACTATCGCACTAAACTGAGAAAAGCTGGATGTGCAGAAGTTGCTATAAATCAGGGTAAAAAAGGCGCCCCAGGAATGGCATCAAAAGGCCTCAAAAGACCAAAAAGGTTTGAGGTCAATTACTTACCAGACCTCCCTGAGGGGCAGAATGAAGATAGACTAGAAGTTGAAAGAAAGCTCCTGGTTGAAGAAATGAAAAAACGGAACCCCAGTGGAACAGTCATTGCATCTAAGATGGACCAGACATTCCCACTGCGGAGACGGGAGATTGTGGAGGCTGAACCTCCAGTGAAAACCCTGAAGGAGCGCTGGCCAGCTCTTTTTACAGAGAGACAA GTGTTTGCTGAGTTCAACAGCATAGCCACGACAAACCTGGAGAATGACTTTTTTGGTGCT AAACTGGCTGAGATTGTGCAGCAAATTGATTCAAGG AAACCAGATGTGACAGCAGTGCGTACCCTTGTTCTCCAAGGCATCCCTGCTCTGCTTGGTGATGACCCCAGTAACTTCTACAACACCTCCTTT GATTCTGACAGTGATGAGGCCTGGGACCAGGTATCTGTTGGGTTGCTGACTGTCATCAGTGAAGATGTGCCCCTCTCGCCAAATCATCTCCATCTTGACCCAGTGTCTACTGCCATCATTCTTGAAGGAGGTATTGTAATGGACAATCTCCAGAACCTACCTCAAGCACTTTGCCTCTTGTTTGGGTTGTCCTATGCACTACACTTGGACTACCCTAAAGCCATGAAAAACACATTCAGCTTCATTCAACGAGTGATGCTTGGCCTGGGAGAGAACAAACTCCCCCCCAAACTTCAAACTCTTAAAAATCTCCTGTTGAGTTAG